A window of the Vanessa cardui chromosome 27, ilVanCard2.1, whole genome shotgun sequence genome harbors these coding sequences:
- the LOC124541097 gene encoding NAD kinase 2, mitochondrial — protein sequence MSVLNNFTVSIAKGLRRLRQSKELCDRGSGLTRKQHGSNEQSLKMQKCLIVSKVTRYEYEKHSHDNIEDSKLEKILRKRGSDYDAMISTHREQKAFEESVARNLKDMGLEVEMASRLTYNEELINWCDVVVPCGGDGTFLLAASRVRDANKPVIGFNSAPHKSVGRLCLPTWCSNDVKGALQALKEGRFTWMRRSRIRTTIKSEPKVLDTITPVDLHTLHYCRYPPVSNPHDSPETSNSPNFSNEESNSTLATKVLPFLALNEVFIGESVTSRVSLLRLQIDNGQWTHTKSSGLCVTTGTGSTSWHYSINCLRTHSVLELMKILGEDFNVKMDSSLEKAREVTERYNQKLMFPADSEYLAYSVREYITFEEWPAPRGLRVRDRAAAVRVRSHCTDAGLVVDGSVSFPFNDGTEALLEIHPEDSLMTVHMDDKLPY from the exons GTCTTCGTCAAAGTAAGGAGCTATGCGACCGGGGCTCAGGTCTCACGCGAAAACAGCACGGCTCCAATGAACAAAGTCTGAAAATGCAGAAATGTCTCATCGTCTCCAAAGTGACCAGATATGAATATGAAAa GCACAGCCATGATAATATAGAAGATTCAAAGTTGGAGAAGATCCTGAGGAAGCGTGGATCAGATTACGACGCAATGATCAGCACTCATCGGGAACAGAAGGCGTTTGAGGAGAGTGTTGCCAGAAATTTGAAAGATATGGGGCTCGAAGTGGAAATGGCTAGTAG ATTAACATACAACGAAGAATTAATAAATTGGTGCGACGTAGTGGTACCGTGTGGTGGGGATGGAACGTTCCTTCTGGCAGCTTCTAGAGTTCGAGATGCGAA TAAACCAGTCATCGGTTTCAATAGCGCTCCACACAAGTCAGTCGGGCGACTTTGTCTGCCAACATGGTGTTCAAATGACGTCAAGGGTGCGCTGCAAGCGCTGAAAGAG GGTAGGTTTACATGGATGAGGCGTTCTAGGATAAGGACGACGATTAAATCTGAACCGAAAGTTCTGGACACAATAACGCCAGTTGACCTGCACACATTGCATTATTGCag GTATCCCCCAGTGTCAAATCCGCACGACAGTCCAGAAACTTCGAATAGTCCGAACTTCAGTAATGAGGAGTCAAATTCGACGCTGGCAACTAAAGTTTTACCGTTTCTAGCTTTAAATGAG GTATTCATAGGCGAGAGTGTGACCTCCCGCGTGTCTCTGCTCCGGCTGCAGATCGACAACGGCCAGTGGACGCACACGAAGAGTTCCGGCCTGTGCGTGACCACTGGCACGGGGAGTACTTCGTGGCATTACAG TATAAACTGTCTCCGCACCCACTCAGTACTGGAGCTGATGAAGATTCTCGGCGAGGATTTCAACGTCAAGATGGACAGCTCCTTGGAAAAGGCGAGGGAGGTCACCGAGAGATATAACCAGAAGTTGATGTTTCCAGCAG ACTCGGAGTACCTCGCGTACTCGGTGCGCGAGTACATCACGTTCGAGGAATGGCCGGCGCCGCGCGGACTGCGCGTGCGCGACCGCGCCGCCGCCGTGCGCGTGCGCTCGCACTGCACCGACGCCG GCTTGGTCGTCGATGGCAGCGTATCGTTTCCTTTCAACGATGGCACAGAAGCGTTACTCGAAATCCACCCAGAAGATTCACTCATGACTGTGCACATGGATGACAAACTGCCGTATTGA